A stretch of DNA from Verrucomicrobiia bacterium:
CGAGAGATTGCCCAGGATACCGCCTGTCATTACGAAGAGCCCGAAAACACGTCCCCTGACGCTGTCCGGGACCGCTTCCATAATGGCCGCTTCAGTCATGGGGTAACTGGCCATGAAGAAAAAACCGTATAGGAAGTACACGGGAATTATCCAATGCGCAGGCACGTGAGGCAATAGGGCAATCATCGCGGCCGCCGTGATGATAGCGACGGTCACCCAGCGCTTGCGGCCTCGATCGCTCAAGCTGCCGAACAGCGGATTGCTGATGATGGCCGCCAGGTAAATGCCGCTCAGGGCCAGGCCGGTGAGTTTCGGGTCAAAACCGTGCGCCTTCTGCAGGAACAAAGAGCCCAGGCTCCCCATCCCCGCCCCGGCAAAGTCACGAAGGCTGAAGGCGAAGCAATAGGCGCCGAAAAAGCCCCACAAGGGCAACGTTGGGAACAGGGCCTCGGCGCGCTGGTGCTCAGGAGCGGTTGCTGGGCGTTCCTCATCGGCCAATAACGCGAACAGAATTGAAACCGCGACGCCGAGCAGCCCCAACTCGAGCACTGGCCGCCGCCAGACAGCCGAACCCAGGGCCGGTTCCAGCATCGTGGCGCGCCAGCCGCTGTAGATTGGCCCAACGAAAAACCCGGCTCCGGCTCCAATCCCGACCAGGCCCAGCGCTTTGCCTGTCGTGCGCGGAAACAGCCGCGCGATCATCGCCGTTGCGGCTGGATGATAAAAGCTGCCTCCCAGTCCTGCCACCACGACCGCGGCAAGCGCCCAGCCGTAGCTTGGCGCCAGCGATAGCGCTGCAAAACCCAGACCGTTGATTGCCAGCCCAATTGCCAGCATCCGCTTTCGGTTATACC
This window harbors:
- a CDS encoding MFS transporter: MRNLDLGQQDEPLEPGAIARQADRRHQARTLWLTGVLHAFTHLYQVALLPLYLLIQKDLRLQGVGQATLLLTVLLVACFGPSYPIGVLADRYNRKRMLAIGLAINGLGFAALSLAPSYGWALAAVVVAGLGGSFYHPAATAMIARLFPRTTGKALGLVGIGAGAGFFVGPIYSGWRATMLEPALGSAVWRRPVLELGLLGVAVSILFALLADEERPATAPEHQRAEALFPTLPLWGFFGAYCFAFSLRDFAGAGMGSLGSLFLQKAHGFDPKLTGLALSGIYLAAIISNPLFGSLSDRGRKRWVTVAIITAAAMIALLPHVPAHWIIPVYFLYGFFFMASYPMTEAAIMEAVPDSVRGRVFGLFVMTGGILGNLSHWVAGVKVRQLGEAAARPGSYFPLYAGLAVLLLLSLAGLFCLKPIRNREALQQAEQDNRPMPVVNH